One region of Quercus lobata isolate SW786 chromosome 2, ValleyOak3.0 Primary Assembly, whole genome shotgun sequence genomic DNA includes:
- the LOC115975919 gene encoding polyadenylate-binding protein 6-like isoform X1, which produces MAAKTVSLPPQPQPQPLPLPHSQPPPGFAHSQCASLYVGDLDPQVTESDLVKLFSTVGPIASVRLCRDISSQKSLRYAYVNFAHHYHASMALARLNHTYLKGFPMRIMWCQRDPLSRKTGYGNLFVKNLPPSINSLQLHSLFSRFGTILSCKVAEENGKSKGFGFVQFDTEESAMSALYALHDTVIDEKKLYVSKFMKKSERMAAQEELNFTNLYVKNLSEDMTEELLRDQFSKFGKVSSVAIMKDKQGKSRGFGFVNFESSEDAKNAVGALNGAFIGSKYLFVGRAQRKTEREELLKRECMERCNHTNEQLKASNLFVNNLSTSVDDNKLKEHFSTCGQLTSVKVMRLDNGISKGFGFVRFSNPEDAMKALHTLNGTTLEGKTLYVAIAQRKEDRIRTLQTHCAQFSPETFYNCNWNVHPFFYHFPPCPSSNQLLSQPIVYQDCQQYPLVTQTYHDRFSIFVPNGQKEWDNTRDQVYQQHLLKNNGTPGGQKLDFRKKGNKRSGPGESTYTGSAGAKGRAHAAGTSPGKSRRNLEKVLAENLQITGMLLENNSSDITKLLNPPNALGCSSFGGK; this is translated from the exons ATGGCGGCCAAGACTGTGTCTCTTCCgccacaaccacagccacagccacttCCACTACCGCACTCACAACCACCACCTGGGTTTGCGCATTCGCAGTGTGCTTCTTTATACGTGGGTGACTTGGACCCACAAGTCACAGAGTCCGACCTTGTCAAGCTGTTCTCCACCGTGGGTCCCATTGCCTCCGTTCGTCTCTGCCGTGACATTTCGTCCCAGAAGTCCCTCCGTTACGCCTACGTCAACTTCGCCCATCACTACCACG CATCTATGGCTCTGGCCCGTCTAAATCACACCTATCTGAAGGGATTTCCAATGAGAATAATGTGGTGTCAAAGAGACCCTCTTTCAAGAAAGACTGGTTATGGAAATCTCTTTGTGAAAAACCTACCCCCTTCGATCAATAGCCTTCAGTTGCACTCTTTGTTCAGCAGATTTGGGACCATACTTTCTTGCAAAGTGGCTGAAGAAAATGGAAAGAGCAAGGGGTTTGGATTTGTCCAGTTTGATACTGAGGAATCAGCTATGAGTGCTCTTTATGCTCTCCATGATACCGTGATTGATGAGAAGAAATT ATATGTGTCAAAGTTTATgaagaaaagtgagaggatggCAGCACAAGAAGAACTAAATTTCACAAATCTGTATGTGAAAAATCTGAGTGAAGATATGACAGAGGAGCTCCTTCGAGATCAGTTCTCCAAGTTTGGAAAGGTTTCTAGTGTGGCCATCATGAAGGATAAACAGGGTAAATCAAGAGGTTTTGGTTTCGTCAACTTTGAGTCATCAGAAGACGCTAAAAATGCTGTTGGGGCTCTGAATGGTGCATTCATAG GATCAAAATATCTGTTTGTAGGAAGGGCTCAAAGGAAAACCGAGAGGGAAGAACTACTAAAACGTGAATGCATGGAGAGGTGCAACCATACCAATGAGCAGTTGAAGGCTTCAAACTTGTTCGTTAATAACCTCAGTACATCAGTAGATGATAACAAGTTGAAAGAACATTTCAGTACCTGTGGACAATTAACATCAGTTAAAGTGATGCGCCTTGATAATGGGATTAGTAAAGGGTTTGGCTTTGTACGTTTCTCCAATCCTGAAGATGCTATGAAAGCTCTGCATACGCTTAATG gaaCCACTTTGGAGGGAAAAACTCTATACGTGGCTATCGCTCAGAGAAAAGAAGATCGCATAAGGACATTGCAAACTCACTGTGCTCAATTCTCACCAGAAACTTTCTATAATTGCAACTGGAATGTCCACCCTTTCTTTTATCACTTTCCTCCTTGCCCTTCTTCAAACCAGCTCCTATCCCAACCAATCGTGTATCAAGATTGTCAACAATATCCTCTAGTGACACAAACTTATCACGACCGCTTCTCCATTTTT GTTCCAAATGGGCAGAAAGAGTGGGATAACACCAGGGATCAGGTTTACCAGCAGCAT CTTCTGAAGAACAATGGGACTCCTGGAGGTCAGAAGCTTGACTTCAGAAAGAAGGGGAACAAGCGAAGTGGACCTGGGGAAAGTACCTATACTGGATCAGCAGGTGCCAAAGGCAGAGCTCACGCTGCAGGCACATCACCTGGGAAGTCCAGGAGGAACTTAGAAAAAGTTCTTGCTGAGAATCTTCAG ATAACAGGAATGCTGTTGGAGAACAACTCTTCTGATATAACCAAGCTGCTTAACCCTCCAAATGCTCTAGGCTGTTCAAGTTTTGGAGGAAAATGA
- the LOC115975920 gene encoding GDSL esterase/lipase APG-like — MNTHFRSALLLLVSFALARFGDGQESSALVPAIITFGDSAVDVGNNDYLPTLFKANFPPYGRDFINHQPTGRFCNGKLATDITAETLGFKTYAPAYLSPQASGKNLLIGANFASAASGYDEKAARISHAIPLSQQLKYYKEYQTKLAKVAGSKKAATIIKEAIYILSAGNSDFLQNYYVNPLVNKVYTPDQYSNLLVGAFTSFVKELYGLGARKLGVTSLPPLGCLPLAITLFGFHDNGCVSRINTDAQAFNKKINSAATSLKKQLPGLKIVIFDIYKPLYDLIRSPSKFGFAEARRGCCGTGIVETTSFLCNPKSIGTCSNATQYVFWDSVHPSQAANQVLADALISQGISLV; from the exons ATGAATACCCACTTCAGAAGTGCACTGCTTTTGTTGGTCTCATTTGCACTAGCAAGATTCGGAGATGGGCAAGAATCAAGTGCTCTTGTACCAGCAATTATAACTTTTGGTGACTCTGCAGTGGATGTGGGGAACAATGACTATCTCCCCACTCTTTTCAAGGCCAATTTCCCTCCATATGGGAGAGACTTTATCAATCACCAGCCTACTGGCAGGTTTTGCAATGGAAAACTTGCCACTGATATAACTG CTGAAACTCTGGGTTTTAAGACTTATGCTCCAGCATATCTTAGCCCACAAGCATCAGGAAAGAACCTCCTAATTGGAGCTAACTTTGCTTCAGCTGCCTCTGGTTATGATGAAAAAGCTGCCCGCATTAGT CATGCAATCCCGTTGTCTCAGCAGTTGAAATACTACAAGGAATACCAAACCAAGCTAGCAAAGGTGGCTGGTAGTAAGAAAGCAGCAACCATAATCAAGGAAgcaatatatattttgagtGCTGGTAATAGTGACTTTCTTCAGAATTATTATGTCAATCCTTTGGTCAACAAAGTCTACACTCCTGATCAGTATTCCAACCTCCTTGTTGGCGCATTCACAAGCTTTGTTAAG GAATTGTATGGTCTGGGAGCCAGAAAACTTGGGGTGACTTCACTCCCTCCATTGGGTTGCCTTCCTCTTGCCATCACCTTATTTGGATTTCATGATAATGGGTGCGTCTCTAGGATCAACACTGATGCCCAAGCATTTAATAAGAAGATCAACTCAGCTGCAACAAGTCTCAAAAAGCAACTTCCTGGTCTTAAGATAGTTATCTTTGACATTTATAAGCCACTCTATGATCTTATTCGATCTCCATCCAAATTTG GTTTTGCTGAAGCAAGGAGAGGCTGCTGTGGTACAGGGATCGTAGAGACAACATCATTTTTGTGCAATCCAAAGTCAATAGGGACTTGTTCTAATGCAACTCAGTATGTGTTTTGGGACAGTGTCCATCCATCTCAGGCTGCTAATCAGGTCCTTGCTGATGCATTGATTTCCCAAGGCATCTCCCTCGTCTGA
- the LOC115966822 gene encoding uncharacterized protein LOC115966822, with protein MGKISKKNGGDPSKEVQWSSVMDDALVDAFLHQVIIGGRVNGTFTSKAYDDIVKELVEKFNMEINKDKVKNRQKTLKKNFHECYDIFKDGLSGFEWNDSLNMWTAEPEVWEPLIASKPVAKKWMTTPIPNYSKMAQLWAKDRAKDDHAETAKEKRARYAASTTIDEIDNLISQNEASLENFEVEDDQRSLEINVARSRVSSQDAMSSKSKKRRLAEDDELGNVISQSFDNVSKAIDRATEVMAKCFSKSYGAEVHAALGVLDLDPISKTEAYIFLMENPTYKEMFFGCPDHERKCVLLTLMSRPKN; from the exons ATGGGTAAGATATCAAAGAAGAATGGTGGAGATCCAAGCAAAGAAGTACAATGGAGTAGTGTTATGGATGATGCTTTAGTGGATGCTTTTTTACATCAGGTGATCATAGGTGGTAGAGTTAATGGAACTTTTACCTCTAAGGCATATGATGACATAGTGAAAGAATTGGTTGAAAAATTTAACATGGAGATTAACAAGGATAAGGTGAAAAATCGACAAAAGACACTGAAGAAGAATTTTCATGAATGCTATGACATATTTAAAGATGGATTGAGTGGTTTTGAATGGAATGATTCTTTAAATATGTGGACAGCTGAACCAGAAGTTTGGGAGCCACTCATAGCG TCTAAACCTGTAGCCAAAAAGTGGATGACAACACCTATACCCAACTACTCTAAAATGGCACAACTTTGGGCCAAAGATAGAGCAAAAGATGATCATGCTGAAACTGCAAAGGAGAAACGTGCTAGGTATGCTGCATCGACCACTATTGATgagattgataatttgatatctcAAAATGAAGCTTCTTTGGAAAACTTTGAAGTGGAAGATGATCAGAGGTCACTAGAAATTAATGTTGCACGTTCTCGAGTATCATCACAAGATGCAATGTCTtctaaaagcaagaaaagacgACTGGCAGAAGATGATGAACTCGGGAATGTAATTTCTCAGTCATTTGATAATGTATCAAAAGCAATTGATAGGGCGACTGAGGTTATGGCAAAGTGTTTTTCAAAGTCATATGGAGCAGAAGTTCACGCAGCTTTGGGCGTACTGGACTTAGATCCAATATCAAAGACTGAGGCTTACATATTTTTGATGGAAAATCCAACATATAAGGAGATGTTCTTTGGTTGCCCAGATCATGAGCGCAAATGTGTCTTACTGACACTGATGTCTaggcctaaaaattaa
- the LOC115975919 gene encoding polyadenylate-binding protein 6-like isoform X2, translated as MAAKTVSLPPQPQPQPLPLPHSQPPPGFAHSQCASLYVGDLDPQVTESDLVKLFSTVGPIASVRLCRDISSQKSLRYAYVNFAHHYHASMALARLNHTYLKGFPMRIMWCQRDPLSRKTGYGNLFVKNLPPSINSLQLHSLFSRFGTILSCKVAEENGKSKGFGFVQFDTEESAMSALYALHDTVIDEKKLYVSKFMKKSERMAAQEELNFTNLYVKNLSEDMTEELLRDQFSKFGKVSSVAIMKDKQGKSRGFGFVNFESSEDAKNAVGALNGAFIGSKYLFVGRAQRKTEREELLKRECMERCNHTNEQLKASNLFVNNLSTSVDDNKLKEHFSTCGQLTSVKVMRLDNGISKGFGFVRFSNPEDAMKALHTLNGTTLEGKTLYVAIAQRKEDRIRTLQTHCAQFSPETFYNCNWNVHPFFYHFPPCPSSNQLLSQPIVYQDCQQYPLVTQTYHDRFSIFVPNGQKEWDNTRDQLLKNNGTPGGQKLDFRKKGNKRSGPGESTYTGSAGAKGRAHAAGTSPGKSRRNLEKVLAENLQITGMLLENNSSDITKLLNPPNALGCSSFGGK; from the exons ATGGCGGCCAAGACTGTGTCTCTTCCgccacaaccacagccacagccacttCCACTACCGCACTCACAACCACCACCTGGGTTTGCGCATTCGCAGTGTGCTTCTTTATACGTGGGTGACTTGGACCCACAAGTCACAGAGTCCGACCTTGTCAAGCTGTTCTCCACCGTGGGTCCCATTGCCTCCGTTCGTCTCTGCCGTGACATTTCGTCCCAGAAGTCCCTCCGTTACGCCTACGTCAACTTCGCCCATCACTACCACG CATCTATGGCTCTGGCCCGTCTAAATCACACCTATCTGAAGGGATTTCCAATGAGAATAATGTGGTGTCAAAGAGACCCTCTTTCAAGAAAGACTGGTTATGGAAATCTCTTTGTGAAAAACCTACCCCCTTCGATCAATAGCCTTCAGTTGCACTCTTTGTTCAGCAGATTTGGGACCATACTTTCTTGCAAAGTGGCTGAAGAAAATGGAAAGAGCAAGGGGTTTGGATTTGTCCAGTTTGATACTGAGGAATCAGCTATGAGTGCTCTTTATGCTCTCCATGATACCGTGATTGATGAGAAGAAATT ATATGTGTCAAAGTTTATgaagaaaagtgagaggatggCAGCACAAGAAGAACTAAATTTCACAAATCTGTATGTGAAAAATCTGAGTGAAGATATGACAGAGGAGCTCCTTCGAGATCAGTTCTCCAAGTTTGGAAAGGTTTCTAGTGTGGCCATCATGAAGGATAAACAGGGTAAATCAAGAGGTTTTGGTTTCGTCAACTTTGAGTCATCAGAAGACGCTAAAAATGCTGTTGGGGCTCTGAATGGTGCATTCATAG GATCAAAATATCTGTTTGTAGGAAGGGCTCAAAGGAAAACCGAGAGGGAAGAACTACTAAAACGTGAATGCATGGAGAGGTGCAACCATACCAATGAGCAGTTGAAGGCTTCAAACTTGTTCGTTAATAACCTCAGTACATCAGTAGATGATAACAAGTTGAAAGAACATTTCAGTACCTGTGGACAATTAACATCAGTTAAAGTGATGCGCCTTGATAATGGGATTAGTAAAGGGTTTGGCTTTGTACGTTTCTCCAATCCTGAAGATGCTATGAAAGCTCTGCATACGCTTAATG gaaCCACTTTGGAGGGAAAAACTCTATACGTGGCTATCGCTCAGAGAAAAGAAGATCGCATAAGGACATTGCAAACTCACTGTGCTCAATTCTCACCAGAAACTTTCTATAATTGCAACTGGAATGTCCACCCTTTCTTTTATCACTTTCCTCCTTGCCCTTCTTCAAACCAGCTCCTATCCCAACCAATCGTGTATCAAGATTGTCAACAATATCCTCTAGTGACACAAACTTATCACGACCGCTTCTCCATTTTT GTTCCAAATGGGCAGAAAGAGTGGGATAACACCAGGGATCAG CTTCTGAAGAACAATGGGACTCCTGGAGGTCAGAAGCTTGACTTCAGAAAGAAGGGGAACAAGCGAAGTGGACCTGGGGAAAGTACCTATACTGGATCAGCAGGTGCCAAAGGCAGAGCTCACGCTGCAGGCACATCACCTGGGAAGTCCAGGAGGAACTTAGAAAAAGTTCTTGCTGAGAATCTTCAG ATAACAGGAATGCTGTTGGAGAACAACTCTTCTGATATAACCAAGCTGCTTAACCCTCCAAATGCTCTAGGCTGTTCAAGTTTTGGAGGAAAATGA